In Mauremys reevesii isolate NIE-2019 linkage group 13, ASM1616193v1, whole genome shotgun sequence, the sequence TAATTTCATTTTCTTGTCTTACAGGTCACAGTTTTCCTGAATTAATATCAATGGAAAATCAAACCAGAGTGACTAAATTTATTCTCCTGGGACTTTCCAATGACCCACAGATGCAGATTTTCCTCTTCCTGGTGTTTTTAGTTATTTACCTAATCACTCTGGTTGGGAATGTAGTGATCATGGTGCTGATAAGAGCTGATtctcaccttcacacccccatgtatttcttcctcttcCATTTATCCTTTGTTGATACCTGTTATTCCTCAGTCACAGTGCCTAAAATGCTGATGAACTTCCTAGCAGAGCACAAAACTATTTCAGTCAGTGGCTGCATTGCCCAGATGTTCTTCATCCTCTTCACAGCCGGTGCTGAAGTTTTCATTCTCTCAGCCATGGCGTATGACCGCTACACAGCCATCTGTGACCCattgcattatgtgaagaaaatGAACGAAGGGATTTGTTTTCAGCTGGTGAGTGGTGCATGGGCAATAGGCTTCTTTCATGCCCTTCTTAACACAATCTTCTCATTCAATTTGTTTTTTTGTGGACCCAATCAAATCAGCCATTTCAGCTGCGAACTCCCTCATTTATTAAAATTGTCCTGCGCTGAAACCCTCACCAATCAACTGGTGCTTCTCACTTCTATTGTGATATTTGGATCAAGCTCCTTCCTCCTCGCCCTGATCTCCTACATTCACATCATCTCCACCATCATGAGGATACACTCTGCAGAGGGCAGGCATAAAGtcttctccacctgcagctctcacCTTATTGTGGTTGGTTTATGGTATCTGCCAGGTTTCTTCCAGTACACAAAACCCAGCTCAATTTCTTCTGGGGCtctggatgaaatgttctctgtcCAGTACACCATCTTGACCCCCAtgttaaaccccatcatctacagcctgaaaaacaaggaggtgaaAAGGGCACTGGTGAAAATGTTGATGatcttattttatttaattatttttaaatcagagAGTACATAATTAAGGATAAGTTGTGTTTGAAACATTCTCAGCTCAGGTAACTGAGCGACATGATGGGACAAAACCTCAGCTGGGCTAAAATTGTGTGGCTCCTAGGAAGCCAGCAGGCCAGGCCCCTAATTATACAAGAGTCACTAGAGCCTGGGGAACTGGAGCCTGGGTCACCTTCACTCGGATTGAGTGCTCAGACCACCAAGATGTGGAGTCATTCAGACATGTTGCTCTTTCATCTCTCTGCATCTTTCTTTAATATGGTTCACTGGCTTCAGGGGAGCTATGGCCAATTTATACCTGCCAGGCATCCAGCCAATTCTATAAAAAGAATCTCTTCATCTAttaatttctgttctttgttttgggcCTAATTTGTAGAAAACCTTATTTAATATCTGTAGTATCTTATTGGATTCTACCCTATTAAAATCTATGGGGGGTTCAATAATAAtccatgaagtcaatgggtttaCTCCCCAGGTAGTGCTATATACTCAAAGGGACTGAGCCTTGAACAGGGGAATATGAGAGAGACCCGGATTAGGATATCCCATATGCCAGTGggttagggcacccacctgggtGGAGAAAGGATTTAAACAGAGATCTTTCTCCTTGTCAGGCACTTGAAgtgggtcctataaaggtagccagccagtcagtcaGCAGCATAGACAACTGctgcggcacaggagccagccaacagagctgtaaacaggggagtttgagtgggagttctgttggaggagtttgggggaagactaagagaggcaggcagaggatcaGACAGGTTAGtgaagggagtgtgcagtgttctagcagtgttttggtgcttgttgggggtttgtttcgctgtgggtggtggtggtttggtttggtttggtttgtgtttcccagatttacaggatttaggtgagacagctatgacagatacagaggcaggagtggtagtgacccaaacagtggaagacacaatgaagatgactggatgtggaagctgtggcatgtacatgatcctggagggggtatctgataagagtttcgtctgcatgaagtgccgtctgatagagctgatggaagaaaagatccaagtattggagatgcaggtggaaactctggttgagtttagaaagAGGTTCGAGCAGATGAcagagcaaagacatgaggagtctgaagggaaaagctcagatttgcagatggaagcaggaccaaagaactctgaggggagactgctgggtgaggaaaatggacggtggaagcatgtgactaggAGAACCAGggagaggaaaagacgggctagtgaaggagaaatagagctcaggaacaggtttgcggagttggaaaatgaaggggcacagcagatggtcactgaaggtgagagggcaaggaagaagagagaagctaATTCtataagaagaggggaagagtcaatggagataacaacaccaaatatgagctgCAGGAGGgtacaggatgggttgcagaaGATTGCAAGGGTGAACAGGAATTGAGAGGATTTGCAGTCAGAGgaaacaggggatagaccggagaatcgcaccatcaccaggaaaaggcaggtctacgtgattggagactccttactgagaagaatagacagatgtgtaaccagagctgatccagagaacagaagggtgtgctgtctgccaggtgctaagatacgggatgtggacctgaggctgaagaggatcctaatgggagtgggaaagaatccactgattgtccttcatgtgggaacgattGAAAcggctagattcttgctggaaagtatcaagggagactatgccaggctggcaaagacgcttaaggaaattgaggctcagatGATCTTCCCAACGGCTCTAACACATAGAGCAACACCCCTTGTTCATGGCTAAAAATATAACTTTCTTTCTCAAATACTTTTACATACCAGTTAAGTTTTCCTGTATATCCTTTCACAATTTGCTAGAGTTAATCTCTCTTGGCTGAGGTCTTcctaccttcctaggttgctcttcaccccttccccctcccccccgccccacctctcctCATTTCCACTCActctggctacacttgcacttcaaagcgctgccgcggcagcgctttgaagcgctaagtatagtcaaagcgccagcgctgggagagagctctcccagcgctgtccgtactccacctccctgtggggaataacgaacagcgctgggagccgcgcttccagcgctggggctttgaccacactggcgctttgcagcaccgcaatttgcagcgctggagagggtgtgttttcacaccctgctgcagcactgcaaattgccagtgtagccatggccaaagttaaaagttatagtttttacaAAAACCTCCAAACGATAAAGCAATTGAAAATAGAACAAAACAACaatcaaacaaagaaaaaacaaggtaaaaatttactttaaataaattaataattttaacccttcaggaatgcagCCGCTCAAATTACTCCTAACTTTCTTAAAGATATGGTTGCTGAGCAACAGAAATGCAGACTCTGCTTCTAATCCTAACCACTGATTAATATTTGAAACATAGCCTTCCTTATTACCACATAGAGTTTTAAAATATAGTTAATTAAAGTAATGGAAAATGCCTTAAGTTACTGCATTAATACAACAAATTTGGGAAATAATCATATACATTTTAtcaatttttattaaaagttttaaacAACAAGGTAATAACTTGCTTATTtaaatgtttaaccctttttatttttttatttttgtttgccttATTTTGTACAGTTATAAATTGAATTCTGGTGCCatctatttttaattataaatttgtcctgtatgtcatgtgtgACACTatactccatattctttatgaaaatatgctcgtggtaggaatatgacataactaagATATGCTTTATGCAATATAatgcttgtgaggtatcattggaaaaattataatttactgaatgtgattatcctatttgtaggcatgtatcatttctctatctgaaattaggaatattgactatgtatctatatttcaactatgttactttgggtgatgcccctgctaacacttcaggtacaacaatggaaaagccggAAAGTGCTGATGGTCCATCAGCACTGACAATGAATTCTAAAAGAGCTTAGTTTTCCTGGGGATGTGTGAGTCAACCTGTGAAGAATAGCAAAAGGGACCTTGCAGAGGCATGTGATGAGGTCACCttatactggaatccatcttgaaTTCTGTACTTTTCCAGGAGAAGCTAGGGTGGGAGGGTCAAACTAGGAAACCAAGAactcccgccttatgcaaatccTAGCTAAGGGTGGGGAGTGATGTAATCCAGGCCCTCAGTTCTCCCCTGCTACCCCATCAACGATGACTGCTAGAAACaaaaaagactgaactgggggaaagaaCTTGGCCCAGTCTTGAAAGGTGTCTGGCCTATGAAGAAGATTATTAGAATCAcatttagtgtattaagcttagtttgcgtcaggcctgcacaactcgtaaagcggcgagggccacattcctccaaagaaaacagctgagggccgaaacctcccggccccgtagaaacaccccaccccagggccgcccagccctgcagaaacaaaccctccttccccagcgccgccccaccaaaacagctgtgggccaaaaaggaaggttgggggtggggaggtgatactttattttaaatcaaccaggggctcccagctaaagaggtggctgggagccctcagggtcaaattaaagggcccggggctcccgcgGCTGGAGGAAcgcggcagggccggctctaggcttttgctgccccaagcaaaaaaaaatgtggctgccccctcccttcccagccctgggctcccccctgtaccctcctgctgccccagtcgtgggctctccccacacccacactcacccactgctgccccagcactgggcttccccctttcctccccaccagtgccctccctccaccctgctgctgccccagccctgggctccccgccaccaaTCCCACCCctacacctcctgccgccccagccctgggtcactggtaactcgttcccagggcgggtcattcagcaggaattttggatgtgcacaaaacacagacaggattggttcccatatggttacagagctgcagtaaagtggaacaattttcagctagtgtgattggaggatatctggatgcatattataagactgtcctccataaatgaggaaaagttgaggtgcctttattattcttttgttctactctttctttctatggggaatttgtcaATGcactatcactgtcttcctttcaaacaaacaaacaaaaggcaatggctgttgaaaatagtaattccagtcctaataagcatttcttgctcaattttatcctacctTTTCTACAGccagttacagtggatcagtatatttgatttgggagaaatgaagtaacagctgcccaaactgagcttgagcactcctgaattttgaggtgttcaaacctggaaggcaggtgctgggggagggagggggctgtgggctccatgggggagcatggcagcaactgtctggagctgcacggagccagaaacactggtctgagtggcatggtaagcgggctgggggttggagaaggggtaggggattctggggggcagtcaagggacagggagcagggtgggttggatggggcagaggttcggaggggcagtcaggggacaggcagcaattggataggcatgggagtcctagaggtttatcaggggacaggtagggggtggggtcctggggaagctgggggtctcagaagggggcagttggggacaaggagaagggaggcttagataggggctggggtcccaaggggcagttaggggcaggggtctcggtatggggcaatcgggggacaaggaccagtggcatttagatagggggtggggtcctggggggcagttaggggcaggggtcccaggagaggggtatcaggggacaaggaccagcagtgcttagataggggatgggagtcccggggggcagttggggcaggggtccagggagggggcaatcagccgccgcgggctgggatttaaagggctctgggctccccatggctgcgggcagcccagagccctctgactcccagccgtggctgagattcaaagggctctgcgctgcccgcagagcgccgtgtgcagGGGATTTACAATCCCACCGccggccgcacagtgaggctccgcgcgggccgtatgttgtgcaggcctggtttgcatgttctgttttattttcttagtcaTCTGCCTTGTTTTGTCTGCTACCTccttaattatttaaaatacacctgttataattaataaatttattgtttataatataacccagtttatgtgatTTCTAACTGGGGGGGACAAAAAACTGTGCATACTCTCTTCCGCATTGAGGGAAGAGGCAAATTTCATATAAGTTGGGGTTTGTACTCCAAGGAGGGGTGGACATCTGGGTGCTGTGCCAAGCCCCTTAAGGTGAGCATTCCCAGAATGGATCTCTGTCTCtttgtgcagctgggtgtggccctgcctgtgtgcttggctggaaaagGCTGGAGAGCTTAGACCAACCAGCAAGTCTAGGAAAAAGGGGGCCCACGTTGGCTGAAGAGTCTGACTCAGTGGTGTCCCATCACCACAGGTGACATCCCGGGGGGCCCAACCCATGACATCATGTAAGTCCTGTGTTCAGGAGCGCCAGCAgcctttttggcaccctaggcggcagaaggtcctGCCCCCAAAATGGGCCCCCAACAGAGGCAGCCGAAGGTTCCACCCCCGAAATACCCCCGACGCCCCCCAAATATCAGCACCCTAGttggtcgcctaatgggttgcaccggccctgcctgtgtTGCTGTACAACATTTACAATGTGCATGAACTTGCTCATCTttttaaccaacacacaggtaAAAATCAACGAACGAATGACATCAAACAAAATGcagacaaggaaaaaacaaatgggTAAAGAAATCATTAAGTTATACAGTAACTACAAAAGAGGTAAACAAATTCCTTATTAGTACCGGTCACTATTTGGATCAGTGACATTGCATCCTAActgaggcacatgttattcaaaatTATCTTCTTCAGGGTCTTGGGACCTATACTAAATCCtgacacagcaatatttcagAAATCgtttactgtccattcagtaggttatctggaagacAGCACCTGAAAGGAACAACTGGAGCTATGTCAGCTACTGGTGTGTCACCCttcaccccaactccacagtcagacatgactctcagccagccagtaaaacagaaggtttattagtcgaaAGAAACACAGCAcagatgtcataaacagatagttaagggttaatgtctcttttacctgtaaagggttaagaagctcagtaaacctggctgacacctgaccagaggaccaatgaaggtacaagatactttcaaatc encodes:
- the LOC120380143 gene encoding olfactory receptor 1009-like, whose product is MENQTRVTKFILLGLSNDPQMQIFLFLVFLVIYLITLVGNVVIMVLIRADSHLHTPMYFFLFHLSFVDTCYSSVTVPKMLMNFLAEHKTISVSGCIAQMFFILFTAGAEVFILSAMAYDRYTAICDPLHYVKKMNEGICFQLVSGAWAIGFFHALLNTIFSFNLFFCGPNQISHFSCELPHLLKLSCAETLTNQLVLLTSIVIFGSSSFLLALISYIHIISTIMRIHSAEGRHKVFSTCSSHLIVVGLWYLPGFFQYTKPSSISSGALDEMFSVQYTILTPMLNPIIYSLKNKEVKRALVKMLMILFYLIIFKSEST